tgaagaaatatatatagataatactGTAGTACTTATTTATTTCTCAAAACGGGTCAACCGTTACATTGAATGAACAAAActgagaggttcttacatcgATTTAACATTGtcgtaggtcactacattacataatcaTTCGattatagttggttacattacagtGCCTTAATCCCTTAATTTTATTACCGACTAGTGGTACAACCGGTCACCCGATACATTAACActccattcttgagtttttttttttatggggtAAGAAAGGAAATGGTAAGAAACTCATTCAAATCTTCATTtttgagtttattttataaaagaaatgataggAGATGATAGAAAAAAATAGGTGTTTTAAGACTAAAAGTTTTCTTGCCAATTTGACATGATTTGGCTAGAAaggaaagaatatatataaagttaccattttacccttcaCTTCACATCTAATATTACTTTTAAAAAGGCTATACttgtaaaattatatctttttttctttttctttcttttaaataaaactcaagaatgtaattaagtttttttttttctctcctctcaTATCCAATCTTAtcaattcttttctttcaattataaactcaagaatgtagtataaaagaacaaaaataaaaagtgcttaaatcaaataatcattttaaaagttcactaaattacataaatcaaaatttattgaGTGATAGATGGATACACTTCGGTTAGTTCCATCGTTGGACGTTGTTTTGTTCCTCACCATAAAATCTGTTGTGGCTACTTTTCTTAAACCCcacaacattttattaaaactttattttgtgatcattacatatatatataaacgctGATCTGTATATCTATAAACAAAAACCAACAATGAATCCTCTTATTTGGCATAAAGTTGCTGCAATTTCTGGCAAGTTTTGTTGTTATTGTTTGTTGCACAACAAAACCCTTGTTTCTAAATCCATTAAAAGTCAAATATTTGGTTCAATTTTAGTGATACTTGAAAAACAcacatttcttttatattattttgaaaaaacttactttgtaattattattttgtatacaTTTATTTGTGGTAAACAGGAATGGCAGCTCTTGGATTAGGAACATATGGTGCTCATGGATTCAAACCAAGCAATCCTTCTTATAAAGaggtaaaaaaattttatttttttaattaaaatagttCATTATTATctgatttctttttaattttgtatagttggattgttaaaaagttgaaactttttatgttttctaaacaaaataaattacattgtGTGATTAGGTTTGGAATACAGCATCTCTTTACCATTTAGTTCATACAGCTGCACTGGTTGGTGCTCCTATGGCTAAAAACCCGAATATCGTAAGCTCTTTCttggttttgtttgtttgtaaggCGTTTAGATAAGcgttttgaaagtgattattGAGAGTATGTTAAGATTCAGAATAAGGCAATATGAATGAACTAAAATAGTTTTATCACAATGATAATTCATAAATACTATTTGCCGAACCCTATGCATTTTTCGTGCTGTTTAGTTAATATAGTCACACTGGAGCACATTGCTTAGTTTATATAGTGTGATTATCACAATACGCAAATTTGTAAGTTTAGCTTGAAAAGATTTTGACAGCAATTTGGTAGATATATTTATGTGAAAATGCATCTTCATTGGTGACAAGTCACATTCTCGTTCACAGTCTGAATCTTGTTTGGTTGGATGTAGTAAATCTTATGCTCatggtttcttttgtttttgtgagTTGTAGTTTGGAGGCCTTTTGGCTACTGGAATCATTGCCTTCTCGGGGACGTAAGTGCTGGTTTTGTGCTCTCATTCACGTTATTTATTATCAGTATATGAGTTTGAAACTTATTTCAGAATTCAGATTTGAGCTACTGAACCTAGTTAATACAAAGCTTTATACTATGTTAGCTAATATTACTGATcatattatacatacatatacacaaaGCTTGGGGACTAATGTGTTTCACAGAAGACAATAGTAAGTTGAGAATTTCTTTTAGGAGGAACCTCAACTGCATATCTATAATAAGTATCGCTGTAGTACTTTTCTGATTTATCTTAATACCCAATAAATGCGTGTTTTTGAGTTAAGGATTTAATCCTGCGAGCTCCATGTATGTCCGGGAGACTGGATATCAACAGGCAAAGCTTGAAACTTTAAAGGGGGTCACATTGGTTCGCTGTTTAATTTAGTCACTTTAAGTAACTTTAGCCATACCTGTGTTAGAGTAATCTTTACCAAACAATACACCTATATTACTTTGTTTGaagtatattatacatatatacaaccaCCCGGTTCTTTTGAAGGTTATGTTTTACCTCTGAAAAGCCTTTTTTAACTCAAACTTTATAAGTGATATGATCCATGATAGCGGTGAATCACATTTGACCTCTTTCTATACCATAGGATATCCCTTTCTTTAATATCTAAAGCCCACGATGCTGCCGGATATTAGTTATCCCAtataagcttcatgttcaatgtTAGTTCAGGTCACTCCATTTGACCTCTAACTTTCTTGCTTGGATGAACAACATAAGAAATACGCAGTCAAGGTTTTGGCAAATGAACAGCTTTGTTTTGAAAAAAGTAAGTTTTCCTTGGGCagataagattttttaaaaactcaaCTACTACAGAATGGCTCACAAACACGTAAACACAAAATTCACTAATCTCATACAGGTACTAGTTGTGTTGCTCCATTTTCCAGTAACATTAGATTCTGTTCTGTTCTCCCAACTATTGAA
The sequence above is drawn from the Erigeron canadensis isolate Cc75 chromosome 4, C_canadensis_v1, whole genome shotgun sequence genome and encodes:
- the LOC122596406 gene encoding transmembrane protein 256 homolog, encoding MNPLIWHKVAAISGMAALGLGTYGAHGFKPSNPSYKEVWNTASLYHLVHTAALVGAPMAKNPNIFGGLLATGIIAFSGTCYAVAFLEDRTYAKVAPLGGFAFIAAWGSLLF